One Mesorhizobium sp. L-2-11 genomic region harbors:
- the hisC gene encoding histidinol-phosphate transaminase — translation MSDAKLQSVLSSLSQMARQLDALPSDTPAPDSSWVKLNTNENPFPLPAIIMQSAIAALERQYLYPEDDSISLREAAANAYSVSMDQVIAGNGSSELLGLVYRAFLAPGDSVAMMSPGFSFNRKLATLQGAQFVEIKFSEDHSLPMDQLLFGPAKDAKFILLANPNNPTGTFVPVADIERLVAKSDRLIVLDEAYVDFAPENGLRLINRYSNLLVLRTFSKSYAAAGVRVGFGFGHPEIIGRLRNIQNVFNMNVIGQAVGISVLAHRAAYADNHRHIRHERRRVTLALSQLGFSVIPSHANFLLARVPTGQDGSWWQSAFARQKILVAVFPDKGLENYIRVSIGTKEQMDAFLRAASRISRILNMSRPSR, via the coding sequence ATGTCCGATGCAAAACTTCAGAGCGTGCTTTCGTCTCTTTCGCAAATGGCGAGACAGTTAGATGCTCTGCCATCCGATACACCAGCGCCGGATTCAAGTTGGGTAAAACTAAACACGAATGAGAACCCCTTCCCGCTTCCAGCAATCATAATGCAAAGTGCGATTGCAGCTCTCGAACGGCAGTATCTATATCCAGAAGACGATAGCATCAGCTTGAGGGAAGCAGCCGCAAATGCCTACAGCGTCTCCATGGATCAGGTGATCGCCGGCAACGGATCGTCTGAACTGCTTGGACTTGTCTACAGAGCTTTCCTTGCCCCGGGGGATAGCGTGGCGATGATGTCGCCAGGGTTTTCGTTCAACCGCAAACTTGCAACGTTGCAGGGTGCTCAATTTGTCGAAATCAAATTTAGCGAAGATCATTCCTTGCCGATGGACCAATTGCTCTTCGGTCCTGCAAAGGACGCCAAGTTCATTCTGTTAGCCAATCCGAACAATCCGACCGGAACGTTCGTTCCGGTGGCCGATATCGAACGCCTGGTAGCGAAATCGGACCGCTTGATCGTGCTGGATGAGGCCTACGTCGACTTTGCACCCGAGAATGGTCTACGCCTCATCAATCGCTATTCGAACCTTCTGGTCTTAAGGACATTTTCGAAAAGCTATGCTGCCGCCGGCGTTCGCGTCGGTTTCGGTTTCGGTCACCCTGAAATTATCGGCAGGCTACGCAACATCCAGAACGTCTTCAACATGAATGTGATCGGGCAGGCGGTTGGTATCAGCGTCCTTGCGCACCGCGCCGCCTATGCAGACAACCACAGACACATCAGGCATGAACGACGGCGAGTGACGCTCGCGCTGTCGCAACTTGGATTTTCCGTAATCCCTTCCCACGCAAACTTCTTGCTTGCCCGCGTGCCAACGGGACAGGACGGCTCATGGTGGCAATCAGCCTTTGCAAGGCAAAAAATACTTGTTGCCGTCTTTCCCGATAAAGGTTTGGAAAATTACATCCGCGTCAGCATCGGTACAAAAGAGCAAATGGATGCTTTTCTTCGTGCCGCGAGTCGTATTAGTCGAATATTGAATATGTCAAGGCCCTCGCGTTAG
- a CDS encoding LLM class flavin-dependent oxidoreductase, with protein MDKAFPSGLAVGIFDHLDEDGPDIARQYEDRLMLAEACDHLGFYAYHLAEHHCTPHGRGPSPNLFLSSVAQRTRRLRVGPLVMLLALYHPLRAFEEICMLDQLSGGRLELGIGRGSLPIELGYFGIGSDAAPNHYAEASEILINALKGGTLSYQGRHFELNSVPLTLRTHQRPHPPTWIATNRPESAGWAAANGMNIACVGPSSSVRRITDAFRAGREHTSEADDQAPFLGLLRMVVIGRSETDARSLAAPAYERWLKSFKFLYDLNGMPTPPNLPLTFDAAIEKELCVVGTAASAGQALLDQLEAAGANYLLCQPAFGNLSLDASLYTATAIQSVIMARVGLPRFERSLTQQRAKRHAVASDD; from the coding sequence ATGGATAAGGCCTTTCCTTCAGGCCTAGCTGTCGGCATCTTCGATCATCTGGACGAGGACGGCCCCGATATCGCCCGACAGTACGAAGATCGCCTGATGTTAGCGGAGGCGTGCGATCACCTTGGATTCTATGCATATCATCTCGCAGAGCACCATTGTACCCCACATGGGAGAGGTCCCTCACCGAATCTGTTCTTGTCGAGCGTAGCCCAACGAACCCGGCGCCTTCGTGTCGGCCCGTTGGTAATGCTGCTTGCCCTCTATCATCCGCTACGTGCGTTCGAAGAGATCTGTATGCTGGACCAATTGAGCGGTGGCAGGCTCGAACTTGGGATAGGGCGCGGCTCGCTCCCGATCGAATTGGGTTACTTCGGGATTGGCTCGGACGCGGCGCCAAACCACTATGCGGAAGCCAGCGAAATTCTTATCAATGCGCTGAAGGGCGGCACGCTATCGTATCAAGGTCGCCATTTTGAGTTGAACAGCGTTCCGCTGACGCTAAGAACTCATCAGCGTCCACATCCGCCGACTTGGATCGCCACCAATCGACCGGAATCGGCAGGCTGGGCCGCTGCGAATGGCATGAACATCGCGTGCGTGGGACCTTCCTCTTCCGTTCGAAGAATCACTGATGCCTTCCGCGCCGGTCGAGAGCACACCAGTGAGGCGGACGACCAAGCGCCATTTCTTGGATTGCTCCGAATGGTCGTGATTGGGCGTTCTGAAACAGATGCACGTTCACTCGCCGCACCTGCTTACGAACGGTGGCTCAAGAGCTTTAAATTCCTTTATGATCTCAATGGTATGCCGACTCCACCAAACCTGCCGCTGACCTTCGATGCAGCAATCGAGAAGGAATTGTGCGTAGTAGGAACGGCAGCATCTGCGGGACAAGCTCTTCTTGATCAGCTGGAAGCGGCAGGTGCAAACTACCTCCTTTGTCAACCGGCGTTTGGGAATCTGTCGTTAGATGCTTCCCTATATACCGCAACGGCGATTCAATCCGTAATTATGGCTCGAGTTGGCTTACCCCGGTTCGAACGTTCGCTCACCCAACAACGTGCCAAGCGGCATGCGGTCGCTAGCGACGACTAG
- a CDS encoding hydroxymethylpyrimidine/phosphomethylpyrimidine kinase: MALRREPHVLVVGGSDSSGGAGIARDIETVSAFGLRSCLAITAVTVQTHSAVEHVKLVPSELVAAQMRAAFAANAVAAVKIGMIGTSAAVEAVGAVLVNRQVPVVLDPVLASTSGRNLLADDAINMLRHDLMPICRLVTPNLVELAAFTGSSPAADEEGACRQAEELSRTVRTAVLVKGGHAQGTRCVDVLLQPNQPAVRFEAPRLPRGMRGTGCMMASAVAASLALGASLEASVRQAKQHVFDALAGSKDIGPTS, encoded by the coding sequence ATGGCGCTGAGGCGAGAACCGCATGTGCTTGTCGTTGGTGGGTCGGACTCCAGCGGTGGAGCTGGAATTGCCCGCGATATAGAAACGGTTTCCGCCTTCGGGCTGCGCAGTTGTCTTGCCATCACCGCCGTGACAGTCCAGACGCACTCGGCTGTCGAGCACGTCAAGCTTGTGCCGTCGGAGCTTGTCGCCGCTCAGATGCGCGCCGCGTTCGCTGCCAACGCTGTCGCGGCCGTCAAGATAGGCATGATTGGGACATCGGCGGCTGTTGAGGCAGTCGGCGCTGTTTTGGTCAACCGCCAAGTGCCTGTGGTACTCGACCCGGTCCTGGCCTCTACCTCGGGACGCAATCTGCTGGCGGACGATGCCATTAATATGCTGCGCCACGATCTGATGCCGATCTGCCGGCTTGTAACGCCTAACCTGGTCGAGCTGGCTGCGTTTACCGGCTCGTCACCGGCCGCGGACGAAGAAGGGGCTTGTCGTCAGGCTGAAGAGCTATCGAGGACGGTGAGGACCGCCGTACTCGTCAAGGGCGGCCATGCACAAGGAACCCGTTGCGTCGACGTGCTTTTGCAGCCGAACCAACCTGCAGTTCGGTTCGAGGCGCCCCGCTTGCCGCGTGGGATGCGCGGAACGGGTTGCATGATGGCCAGCGCAGTCGCCGCCTCGCTTGCTCTTGGAGCGTCGCTGGAAGCGAGCGTGCGCCAAGCCAAGCAACATGTTTTCGATGCGCTTGCCGGATCGAAGGACATCGGGCCGACAAGCTGA
- a CDS encoding thiamine phosphate synthase gives MKLDPFYLIVDSAAWIGRLAPLGVKLVQLRIKDMGEDRLRAEIRKAKALCAEHQSQLIVNDHWRLAIEEGCDFVHLGQEDLQTADRARIRAAGVRLGLSTHDHVELETAMFAEPDYIALGPIYPTILKKMKWAPQGLERISEWKCRVAAIPLVAIGGLNPDRLDGAFEAGADSAAVVTDITLNDDPEARTREWIEKTERWR, from the coding sequence ATGAAGCTCGATCCCTTCTACCTGATCGTCGACAGCGCCGCCTGGATTGGGCGGTTGGCACCACTCGGCGTCAAGCTGGTTCAGCTTCGCATCAAGGACATGGGCGAGGACCGACTGCGCGCCGAAATCCGGAAGGCAAAGGCCTTGTGCGCCGAGCACCAAAGCCAGCTCATCGTCAACGACCATTGGCGCCTGGCAATCGAGGAAGGCTGCGACTTCGTCCATCTCGGCCAGGAGGATTTGCAGACCGCCGACCGCGCGCGGATTCGGGCAGCCGGCGTCAGGCTCGGGCTGAGCACGCATGATCATGTCGAACTGGAGACGGCCATGTTTGCCGAGCCCGACTATATCGCGCTCGGTCCCATCTATCCAACCATCCTGAAGAAGATGAAATGGGCGCCGCAAGGGCTCGAACGGATCAGCGAGTGGAAGTGCCGGGTCGCGGCGATTCCCCTGGTCGCGATTGGCGGTCTCAACCCTGACCGCCTCGACGGCGCTTTTGAGGCTGGTGCGGACAGCGCGGCGGTGGTGACCGACATCACGCTGAACGACGACCCCGAAGCGCGCACACGAGAATGGATCGAAAAGACGGAGCGATGGCGCTGA
- a CDS encoding thiazole synthase: MFELYGTELPSRLLLGTAQYPSPAILAEAVKASGTSVVTVSLRREMAGGRAGEKFWSLIRSLGVRILPNTAGCHSAKEAVTTAKMAREVFGTNWIKLEVIGNHDTLQPDVFGLVEAARILCEDGFDVFPYTTDDLVVAERLLEVGCKVLMPWCAPIGSALGPINITALRSMRGHFPDVPLIVDAGLGRPSHAATVMELGFDAVLLNTAVAKAADPVGMARAFGKAVDAGREAFSSGMLEPRDVAVPSTPMIGRAVFS; this comes from the coding sequence ATGTTCGAGCTTTATGGAACCGAGCTTCCGTCGCGTCTGCTTCTCGGCACCGCTCAATATCCTTCGCCGGCCATCCTTGCCGAGGCAGTCAAGGCGTCGGGCACGTCGGTGGTGACGGTCTCGTTGCGCCGTGAGATGGCAGGCGGCAGGGCCGGCGAAAAATTCTGGTCGTTGATCCGGTCGCTGGGTGTCAGAATCCTGCCCAACACTGCCGGCTGTCACTCCGCCAAGGAAGCGGTCACGACCGCGAAAATGGCGCGTGAGGTCTTCGGTACGAACTGGATCAAGCTCGAAGTGATCGGCAACCACGACACGCTGCAACCAGACGTGTTCGGCCTTGTCGAAGCCGCCCGCATCCTGTGCGAGGACGGTTTTGATGTATTCCCCTATACCACCGATGACCTTGTCGTCGCCGAGCGGCTGCTGGAGGTGGGCTGCAAGGTCTTGATGCCGTGGTGCGCACCGATCGGTTCGGCGCTGGGGCCGATCAACATCACGGCGCTGCGTTCTATGCGCGGACATTTCCCTGACGTCCCGCTGATCGTGGATGCGGGGCTCGGACGGCCGTCGCACGCGGCCACCGTCATGGAACTCGGCTTTGACGCCGTGCTCCTGAACACAGCGGTCGCCAAGGCGGCCGATCCGGTTGGCATGGCGCGTGCTTTCGGTAAGGCGGTCGACGCCGGTCGTGAGGCTTTCAGTTCGGGAATGCTCGAACCGCGCGACGTCGCCGTGCCATCGACACCGATGATCGGCAGGGCAGTTTTTTCATGA
- the thiS gene encoding sulfur carrier protein ThiS, translating to MKLMVNGEAHEVAATTLAELLTALDYEGDWLATAVNSDLVHKAKRAEFQLSEGDRIEILSPMQGG from the coding sequence ATGAAACTGATGGTCAACGGCGAAGCGCATGAGGTTGCCGCCACCACGCTGGCGGAGCTGCTTACCGCGCTCGACTATGAGGGCGATTGGCTCGCCACTGCCGTCAACAGCGACCTCGTGCACAAAGCCAAGCGGGCGGAATTCCAGTTGAGCGAAGGCGACCGGATCGAAATCCTCTCACCCATGCAGGGAGGTTAG
- the thiO gene encoding glycine oxidase ThiO: MKVLVKGAGVAGLTAAFELAARGATVTVAEIRQTLGGNASWFAGGMLAPWCERESAEQPVLDLGRDAADWWDAATPGQVTRAGTLVVAAPRDAGELDRFASRTSGHRRVDEDEIALLEPDLAGRFRRGLLFPDEAHLDPRQAMAALHEKLTAMGGEFHFGADARQVSGFDRQIDCTGMAAVDDRLRGVRGEMLILRTPDISLSRPVRLLHPRFPLYMVPRTNHRFMIGATMIESQSAGPVTARSMMELLGAAYALHPAFGEAEIVETGVGVRPAFPDNLPRVETSGDTVAINGLYRHGFLLAPAMARQAADLVFNQDGTKERTHETDGQRRSA, from the coding sequence ATGAAGGTGTTGGTCAAAGGGGCCGGCGTCGCCGGCCTCACCGCCGCCTTCGAACTCGCCGCCCGCGGCGCGACGGTCACAGTCGCCGAGATTCGACAGACCCTTGGCGGCAATGCATCGTGGTTCGCCGGCGGCATGCTGGCGCCATGGTGCGAGCGTGAAAGCGCCGAGCAGCCGGTGCTGGATCTCGGACGCGATGCCGCCGACTGGTGGGATGCGGCGACGCCCGGCCAGGTGACGCGGGCCGGAACACTGGTCGTGGCCGCGCCGCGCGATGCGGGCGAGCTCGACCGCTTCGCCAGCCGCACGTCAGGCCATCGGCGTGTCGACGAAGACGAAATCGCGCTGCTGGAGCCCGACCTTGCCGGTCGCTTCCGGCGAGGATTGCTGTTTCCCGATGAGGCTCATCTCGACCCGCGCCAGGCGATGGCGGCACTCCATGAAAAGCTCACAGCCATGGGGGGCGAATTCCACTTCGGCGCCGACGCCCGGCAGGTTTCCGGTTTCGATCGCCAGATCGACTGCACGGGGATGGCGGCGGTCGACGACAGGCTGCGCGGCGTTCGCGGCGAGATGCTGATCCTGCGCACGCCTGACATTTCGCTGTCGCGCCCGGTCCGGCTGCTTCATCCGCGCTTTCCGCTCTACATGGTGCCGCGCACCAACCACCGTTTCATGATCGGCGCGACGATGATTGAAAGCCAGTCCGCCGGGCCGGTCACGGCGCGTTCCATGATGGAGCTGCTGGGTGCCGCCTATGCCCTCCATCCGGCCTTTGGCGAGGCCGAGATCGTTGAAACCGGTGTCGGCGTTCGTCCGGCCTTTCCCGACAACCTGCCCCGCGTCGAAACGAGCGGAGACACCGTCGCGATCAATGGGCTCTATCGCCACGGTTTTCTCCTCGCCCCCGCCATGGCGCGCCAGGCTGCCGACCTGGTTTTCAATCAAGACGGAACCAAGGAACGTACTCATGAAACTGATGGTCAACGGCGAAGCGCATGA
- the thiC gene encoding phosphomethylpyrimidine synthase ThiC: protein MNALTPAVSTGPLPASRKIHKPGAIHPQIRVPMREISVHPTAGEPAVIVYDPSGPYTDPTVETSIEKGLVRLRHEWVTARGDVEAYDGRHVRPEDNGFATGERLTPEFPIRNRPLRAKAGKAVTQLAYARAGIITPEMEFVAIRENLGREILRGKLERDGEAFGAAIPDFVTPEFVRDEVARGRAIIPANINHPESEPMIIGRNFLVKINANIGNSAVTSSMAEEVEKMVWAIRWGADTVMDLSTGRNIHNIREWIVRNAPVPIGTVPLYQALEKVNGIAEDLTWEVYRDTLIEQAEQGVDYFTIHAGVRLHYIPLTVNRVTGIVSRGGSIMAKWCLHHHRESFLYEHFAEICDICRAYDVSFSLGDGLRPGSIADANDAAQFAELETLGELTKIAWAKDCQVMIEGPGHVPMHKIKENMDKQLAVCGEAPFYTLGPLTTDIAPGYDHITSGIGAAMIGWFGTAMLCYVTPKEHLGLPDRNDVKIGVITYKIAAHAADLAKGHPAAKVRDDALSRARFEFRWEDQFNLSLDPETARSFHDQTLPKEAHKVAHFCSMCGPKFCSMRISHDIRAEAQKEGMAAMAAKYREGGDLYMPADETGVALMPEAPKPS, encoded by the coding sequence ATGAATGCCCTCACACCCGCCGTGTCGACGGGACCGCTGCCCGCCTCACGAAAGATCCACAAGCCCGGTGCCATCCACCCGCAGATCAGGGTTCCGATGCGCGAAATTTCCGTCCATCCGACGGCCGGCGAGCCGGCCGTCATCGTCTACGATCCATCCGGCCCCTATACAGACCCGACTGTCGAAACCAGCATCGAAAAGGGACTTGTCCGGCTTCGCCACGAATGGGTCACGGCGCGCGGCGATGTCGAAGCCTATGACGGCCGCCATGTCCGGCCGGAAGACAATGGGTTCGCCACCGGCGAGCGCCTGACGCCGGAATTCCCCATTCGCAACCGGCCGCTCAGGGCCAAGGCAGGCAAGGCGGTGACCCAGCTTGCCTATGCGCGCGCCGGCATCATCACGCCCGAAATGGAGTTCGTCGCCATCCGCGAGAACCTCGGCCGCGAGATCCTGCGCGGCAAGCTTGAGCGTGACGGGGAAGCCTTCGGCGCGGCGATCCCAGACTTCGTCACGCCGGAATTCGTGCGCGACGAGGTGGCGCGCGGGCGGGCGATCATTCCTGCCAACATCAATCATCCCGAGAGCGAGCCGATGATCATCGGTCGCAATTTCCTGGTCAAGATCAACGCCAATATCGGCAACTCGGCGGTCACTTCCTCGATGGCCGAGGAGGTCGAGAAAATGGTGTGGGCGATCCGCTGGGGCGCCGACACGGTGATGGACCTGTCGACTGGCCGCAACATCCACAACATCCGCGAATGGATCGTGCGCAATGCACCGGTGCCGATCGGCACGGTGCCGCTCTATCAGGCGCTCGAAAAGGTCAACGGCATTGCCGAGGACCTGACCTGGGAGGTCTACCGCGACACGCTGATCGAGCAGGCCGAACAGGGCGTGGACTATTTCACCATCCACGCCGGCGTGCGGCTGCACTACATCCCGCTGACAGTTAACCGGGTCACCGGCATAGTCTCCCGAGGTGGTTCGATCATGGCCAAATGGTGCCTGCACCATCACCGCGAAAGCTTCCTCTACGAGCATTTCGCGGAGATCTGCGACATCTGCCGCGCCTATGACGTGTCCTTCTCGCTCGGCGACGGCCTTCGCCCCGGCTCGATAGCCGACGCCAACGACGCGGCGCAATTCGCCGAGCTGGAAACGCTCGGCGAGCTGACGAAGATCGCCTGGGCCAAGGATTGTCAGGTGATGATCGAGGGCCCCGGCCACGTGCCGATGCACAAGATCAAGGAAAACATGGACAAGCAGCTCGCCGTCTGCGGCGAGGCGCCCTTCTACACGCTTGGACCGCTGACGACCGACATCGCGCCGGGCTATGACCACATCACCTCAGGTATCGGCGCCGCCATGATCGGCTGGTTCGGCACCGCCATGCTCTGCTACGTCACGCCCAAGGAGCATCTCGGCCTTCCCGATCGCAACGACGTCAAGATTGGCGTGATCACCTACAAGATCGCCGCCCATGCCGCCGATCTGGCGAAGGGCCATCCGGCGGCGAAAGTCAGGGATGATGCCCTTTCCCGCGCGCGCTTCGAGTTCCGCTGGGAGGACCAGTTCAACCTGTCGCTCGATCCCGAAACGGCGCGGTCCTTCCACGACCAGACCTTGCCCAAGGAGGCGCACAAGGTGGCACATTTCTGCTCGATGTGCGGGCCGAAATTCTGCTCCATGCGCATCTCCCACGACATTCGCGCCGAAGCACAAAAGGAGGGCATGGCGGCGATGGCGGCGAAATACCGTGAGGGTGGCGATCTCTACATGCCGGCTGACGAGACCGGCGTAGCGCTCATGCCAGAGGCGCCGAAACCATCATGA
- the queE gene encoding 7-carboxy-7-deazaguanine synthase QueE, which produces MTCALHPGIRVSEIFGPTIQGEGVLIGLPTVFVRTGGCDYRCSWCDSLHAVDRRFRHDWEMMSPDAVWQKVIALSGGQPVMVSLSGGNPAIQPLGQLIDRGHGEGYRFALETQGSVSKQWFADLDVLVLSPKPPSSEMTTDWAAFDACLEAAQDKPQMALKLVVFDDDDYAYAKDAAARYPQLPVYLQPGNHTPPRPGDEDAFIDMAGVMRRMEWLVEKVTRDRWFEARVLPQLHVLLWGNKRGV; this is translated from the coding sequence ATGACTTGCGCGTTGCATCCCGGAATCCGGGTGAGCGAGATTTTTGGGCCGACCATTCAGGGCGAAGGCGTGCTGATCGGCTTGCCGACGGTGTTCGTAAGAACCGGCGGGTGCGATTATCGCTGTTCCTGGTGCGACAGCCTGCATGCGGTGGACCGTCGCTTCCGCCATGATTGGGAGATGATGTCTCCCGACGCGGTTTGGCAAAAGGTCATTGCGCTTTCCGGCGGTCAGCCCGTGATGGTATCGCTGTCGGGCGGCAATCCGGCCATCCAGCCGCTTGGCCAGTTGATCGACCGCGGGCATGGTGAGGGCTACCGTTTTGCATTGGAAACCCAAGGCTCGGTGTCTAAGCAATGGTTCGCGGATCTCGACGTGCTGGTACTAAGCCCCAAGCCGCCCTCAAGCGAAATGACGACAGATTGGGCCGCGTTCGACGCCTGCTTAGAGGCGGCGCAGGATAAGCCGCAGATGGCGCTCAAGCTCGTTGTCTTCGACGATGATGACTATGCCTATGCCAAAGACGCCGCGGCGCGCTACCCGCAATTACCCGTCTATCTGCAGCCCGGCAATCACACGCCGCCGCGTCCCGGCGACGAAGACGCGTTCATCGACATGGCCGGTGTGATGAGGCGCATGGAATGGCTGGTTGAAAAGGTGACCCGTGACAGGTGGTTCGAGGCGCGTGTACTGCCGCAGCTTCATGTTCTGCTCTGGGGGAACAAACGGGGCGTCTAG
- the queD gene encoding 6-carboxytetrahydropterin synthase QueD, whose product MFRITKEFHFSASHQLTSLPSDHQCARLHGHNYVVVVELSGGELDEHGFVRDYQDLAAFKHYIDGTFDHRHLNDVLGHDHATAECLARHFYHWCKMRLPETSAVRVSETPKTWAEYRP is encoded by the coding sequence ATGTTCCGCATTACCAAAGAGTTCCACTTCTCGGCCTCGCATCAGCTCACCTCCTTGCCATCCGATCATCAGTGCGCACGCCTGCACGGCCACAACTACGTCGTCGTCGTGGAGCTTTCAGGTGGCGAACTGGACGAACACGGCTTTGTGCGCGACTACCAAGATCTGGCGGCGTTCAAGCACTACATCGATGGGACGTTCGACCATCGGCATCTTAACGACGTGCTGGGGCATGACCATGCCACAGCGGAATGTCTGGCCAGGCACTTCTACCACTGGTGCAAGATGCGGCTACCCGAAACCTCCGCCGTGCGGGTGAGCGAGACGCCGAAAACCTGGGCGGAATACCGACCATGA
- the queC gene encoding 7-cyano-7-deazaguanine synthase QueC: MNALVICSGGLDSVSLAHKVATEQKLIGLLSFDYGQRHKKELGFAAMCAKRLGVPHQIVDIRDVGRNLSGSALTDNVDVPDGHYAEDSMRITVVPNRNAIMLAIAFGVAAAQQADAVATAVHGGDHFIYPDCRPAFIDAFQTMQNHALAGYADIRLYAPYVNMSKADIVSEGAKYATPFEATWSCYKGGARHCGRCGTCVERREAFDLAGITDPTDYEDADFWLHAIQTTSA; the protein is encoded by the coding sequence ATGAATGCCCTCGTCATCTGCTCCGGCGGATTGGACTCTGTTTCGCTCGCTCACAAGGTGGCGACCGAGCAGAAACTCATTGGCCTGCTTTCGTTCGATTACGGCCAGAGGCACAAAAAGGAACTCGGCTTTGCCGCTATGTGCGCCAAGCGGCTGGGTGTTCCGCACCAGATCGTCGATATCCGCGATGTCGGCCGGAACCTGAGCGGCTCGGCGCTGACTGATAACGTGGACGTGCCCGACGGGCACTATGCCGAAGACTCCATGAGGATCACGGTGGTGCCGAATAGGAACGCCATCATGCTGGCCATCGCCTTCGGGGTTGCCGCCGCGCAGCAGGCCGATGCGGTGGCCACTGCCGTCCACGGCGGAGATCATTTCATCTATCCAGATTGCCGGCCCGCTTTTATCGACGCCTTTCAGACGATGCAGAACCATGCCCTCGCAGGCTACGCCGATATCCGCCTGTACGCTCCGTATGTGAATATGTCGAAGGCCGACATCGTCAGCGAGGGGGCAAAGTACGCCACACCGTTCGAGGCGACGTGGTCCTGCTACAAGGGCGGTGCACGTCATTGCGGTCGCTGCGGGACATGCGTCGAACGGCGCGAAGCATTCGATCTGGCCGGCATCACCGACCCGACAGATTATGAGGATGCAGACTTCTGGCTCCACGCTATCCAGACAACGAGCGCGTGA
- a CDS encoding phosphomannomutase produces MKFGSSGVRGLASELVGKASGLYTEAFAWRLISSRVQPNSSVFIGRDLRDSSQAIANNCMAALAANGFQPIDCGTIPTPALALFACKHGAAALMVTGSHIPADRNGIKFYGPNGEISKADEAAITRFVAERSIAYCLPTACLGTTWPMHREEAIASYRERAHDMLEPGSLSGMRLGVYQHSSVAAELLVQVLRSLGASVVAVGKTGTFVPVDTEAVDAATIAKLKNWVREFGLDAIVSTDADADRPLIADENGDLLRGDLVGLATALFLKADTIVTPVTSNSGISKALGFAVQRTKVGSPFVIEAMEALHGAGGVIVGFEANGGVLLGSDCVVNGKTLTALPTRDSFLPILAVLSTMASTKKKLSRLRGLWNLPVCASDRLQNFPAESSRRLMDHLASRNALQHFLASFGTVAEIDETDGLRARMLSGEIIHLRPSGNAPELRCYSEASTESRAMAIVASTLQGAHAFALTDEIEDL; encoded by the coding sequence ATGAAATTCGGGTCAAGCGGCGTTCGAGGTTTGGCTTCGGAATTGGTCGGAAAGGCCAGCGGACTTTATACCGAAGCTTTCGCTTGGCGTTTGATTTCCAGCCGGGTTCAGCCGAATAGTTCGGTCTTCATAGGCCGTGACCTACGTGACAGCAGTCAGGCGATAGCCAACAATTGCATGGCGGCGTTGGCCGCAAATGGTTTCCAGCCGATCGATTGCGGCACGATACCTACGCCTGCCCTGGCACTATTTGCATGCAAACACGGCGCGGCGGCTCTTATGGTGACCGGGTCACACATTCCAGCCGATCGCAATGGCATCAAATTCTATGGCCCGAATGGTGAAATCAGCAAGGCGGATGAGGCCGCGATTACGCGCTTTGTAGCCGAAAGATCAATTGCGTATTGCTTACCAACGGCTTGTCTGGGAACGACGTGGCCTATGCACCGTGAAGAAGCGATCGCCTCTTATCGAGAGCGCGCCCATGACATGCTGGAGCCGGGCTCACTTTCCGGCATGAGACTTGGTGTCTATCAGCACAGTTCGGTCGCGGCGGAACTGTTGGTACAGGTTCTTCGATCGCTCGGTGCCAGCGTGGTCGCCGTCGGGAAAACCGGGACCTTTGTACCTGTCGATACCGAAGCCGTGGACGCAGCAACAATCGCAAAATTGAAGAACTGGGTCCGCGAATTCGGTCTCGATGCCATCGTGTCGACCGATGCGGACGCTGATCGGCCACTCATCGCTGATGAAAATGGCGATCTTCTTCGCGGCGACCTGGTTGGGCTTGCAACGGCTCTTTTCCTGAAGGCAGACACGATCGTGACGCCAGTGACCTCCAATTCGGGAATTTCGAAGGCCTTGGGTTTCGCGGTCCAGAGGACGAAAGTCGGGTCTCCATTTGTCATTGAAGCAATGGAAGCATTACACGGCGCCGGCGGCGTCATCGTCGGCTTTGAGGCCAATGGTGGTGTTCTGCTGGGCTCGGATTGTGTCGTGAATGGGAAGACATTGACTGCACTGCCGACGCGGGACTCATTCCTCCCGATTTTGGCCGTGCTCAGTACCATGGCGTCGACAAAAAAGAAGCTGTCGCGACTGCGCGGGCTTTGGAATCTTCCTGTGTGCGCCAGTGACCGGCTTCAGAACTTCCCCGCGGAAAGTTCGCGCAGATTGATGGATCATCTCGCAAGCCGGAACGCACTGCAGCACTTTCTTGCCTCGTTCGGGACCGTCGCCGAAATTGACGAAACCGATGGCCTCAGGGCGCGGATGCTTTCAGGTGAGATCATACATCTGCGGCCTTCCGGCAATGCCCCGGAACTGCGCTGCTACTCGGAAGCTTCGACCGAGAGCAGGGCCATGGCGATCGTCGCCTCGACGCTGCAAGGGGCACATGCGTTCGCGCTTACAGACGAGATAGAGGACCTTTGA